AATGATTTTAGCTGCCATGGCTCTTACACGAGGAGGTCAAGAATCCCTTTTGTTTTGACTAACAggaaaaagaagaaagatggagtGATAGGGAATGCAGACTCCGCCAGCATTGTTTTCAAGAGAAGCAAGTCTACCGCAACTCCAAGAAGAGGTATGCATGTCTTGAACTGTCCTGAAGATCACAGCCCTCATAGAAGTGGATTTTGGTCATTTCTTTACTTGTCCAAGACTTCTACCAACTCTAATAAAGATTCAATCTTCACACCCGCAACACCTAGTACTGTTGGATCCTCATCTGCTATCAGAACAATGGATAAAAAGAAGGAAGATTTTGTGGTGATTGATGAAAATGAAAGCCCTTCATATGATAGAAAGGTGTCTAGATCCAGATCTGTTGGTTGTGGGAGTAGGAGATTTTCAGGGGACTTCTTCGAGAGGATTTCAACTGGCTTTGGGGATTGTACTCTGCGTAGAGTAGAGTCTCATAGAGAAGGCAAGCCTAAGCTGCCCCCACTGCATATAAATGGTGGCACTAATACCAAAAATGGCCAGGATTGCATCAAAGAAAGAGTAATATGTGGTGGGATTTTCAGTGGTTTTATGATAACTTCATCTTCTTCGTACTTTGTTTCATCATCCACCGAGGAGGAGAACAATGTAAATGGGAAAACAGCATATGCAACTCATTCATCAATGGAGCATAATTCCCATGGGAGGAGTAAAAGCTGGGTGTGGGCATTTGCAAGCCCAATGAGAGCTTTTGTTAAACCTTCTGTTGGAAAAAGGGGCGATGCTTCAACCATGAATACCACTCCTAATCTGGATGCAATTCCTTCATTGCTATCTGTAAGTGGCTGAAACTAAGGAGATATTTCGGTGTTCTTTTCCTGGTCATTGCCGTGTTAATCCAGTATGTTTGGCTCTGTTCTATAATATTGTTTTGCACTTATTCACCAATTGTGATATTATTTCCATTTGTTTCAAattgttttgtttttaaaagttGAGGCTATAGGCTTTGTATTTCAGTTATGCAATTCAGTGTGATATTGATATGAGTTACTTAAATGTAGTTGAATAAATGGATCCTTTTGGATATTTCTAGTTTGCACATAATCTTCTCTTGTTGAAATACCAATTTCTTGTGCTCATTACCAAAGCCAAACATGGTTTGAAGTATAAATCCGAGGGGCCGGTGGAAAATAAAAAGTTTATAAGGATGTTATCCAGAAATTTAAACATTTTCCACAGCTAAACTAAGATTATGGTCCCATCCCTAGGAAGATGATTATGTCTAGAAAGTTTTGTGTAAAAACTTCCATTTTGCCATGTCCCTGAAAGGTCTATATGCTGGTTAGCAAGAGATCATTTTCCTCTTTGATAGTTGTTATGATTACTCGCTTTATTgcatgatttttgttgcaactTTTcgtacaaaaatattttggatttGGGACTAAAAAATCGACTTGATGTCTCAATCCAGGAGCCATTTTATAAGTTTATGTGCTGCCAATTGCAATAGCCAAAAGGAGATTTAAACCAAAAGGGTGGACTAGCATGTCATTAATTTAGCATCTGTGCAAGGAGTGAAGGACCAAACAAAGGAAGAAGAAAAATCAGCTTCAAGTTTAGTCAAAATGTTGCACATGTTTGGTTTGGCAGACAACGACAAAATACATTGTCTTAGTATTTTTCATACCAAATAATACAagtctttaaaaaaattatttattaagatGTAAGTGTCACATCCTTCAATAAAATATGCAACTTCATGAATAGTTCTCTGGTTTCTATAGATCAGGAAAGTATAGGTTGAGCTTGGCCTTTGATCTGTTCCCCCTTTGGATTCCCTCCACTGTTTTCTGTGATTTCTTGAAGAAACACGTTAAGATTATATGATAACTTATTCAATGAATCAATAATGATCTTAGTaggccatatatatatatatgtatatataaagggaccttgaaataaaataataagaatcATAAGCACAGTGGTTTATTGCAGAAAACAGGGTTGAGGATGGAGACTAAAGAGGGACAATAGGACAGAAATGCAAAAGGACACAAAAGAAAAAGGCTGTATTGGGAAACTGCATGGACCATTGGTATGATTATACCCAACGGGTTTAAAAGCAAAAGAACTTTATGGAATCACCCACTATGTTTAGATATGAATCGAGCATTTTGTTGGATATCTCAAATCTATGGGTTCCCTCTACTTGTGTGATATTTTCTTCTTggattatgatttattatgaaaGAGTTCCACAAAGCAGAAAAAATGGCACATTTGCTTTGTCATGGCTGAGGTTAAAATGAGGATGAATAGAGAtgttaattttttgaaaatattgaattGTCGAGTtatatcttttcttcaattattTGTTTAAAAGAGTATATGACTTAACTTATTAAACCGTTTATAAGTTTTTCTATTTTATAAGTTGTTTTAGAGGTTATAAGaaactgaaacatctactatTTAAAATGctactataatttttttatatgctCATCCTCGAAATTCATAActtatgcatgcatgcaataagTGCTGAAAAGTTTCCCATTTAAAATAGATGTCATTCAATAACTGACAAAAATACTACAATTTTAAAATCACCGGGACAACAACGCAAGACTttcgtaaaaaaataaaataacatgaaACAAGTAAAAATCCCCACGACCATCAACATGTCAAATCATAGTGTAATAAAATATTCATGTCCACTCTTAACTTGAAATATGATGTGCGAAAAAATATGGTCTTCGGGTtcgcgtgcgcacatccagcgcCACCTACTCAGGCTTCGGCGtctccagcctcctcatcaacatgctcacctgcatcattcacgcttagtgagtctaaagaatcaacatACCTATAAcgttataacaaatacatatacatagcaagCAACAATTAATAGTACTGTTATAAAAAtacgtttcatgatcttaaaagcttaaacataaaaatatcgtaaaagcataacgtgtcaaaacatctcatcatatcatcatatacttgtttattttctttaatcgaATTCAGTTCGTTAGTTGTGACATTCGTATAAGCTCTATCGTATTAACTCTATCGTGTAAGCTCTATTCAATAGATCTATCTATATATAACcctggtacccggcggcggggacatcagttacagtattacccatccattgagccttggccttacagctcatcgtatatatatatcgtcactcacaaccaactcacattCTTCAAgagcatcatcattttcatcacttataaaaattatgcatatatgtaaattttcctttaaatcaagcatgcaacgtatttttcataatttcataaaaagtcatatacatgataatataaacatttaaaacatgtcaatcGTGCTTAGGGAGCTGCCAGGACTAAATGAAACGTCTAATGATTTAAAAgtgcagaattttttttaaagctcacattttcgaaataatacTTAAAAgttttgcatgcatgcgctctactgaaaaatataacatttaaaaaaataatcgtaaatatttgacagtaaaaattgtgcggtttaaaatggCCAAAATCATctatacataatcgtaaacatAAATGATTAAAAATCCTGAAATCGTTAGCGTATCAAAACCAGCGTATAAAATTGTTCATATCCTCTCAAATCTCTTAAATcaaaatgcggaaaacatgtgatcctcgggtcgtgtcaccccaccaggtctgcctactcagagtttggCATCTCAAGTCCACTCTAcatcgaactcacctgcatcacagaCGTCTAATGAGTTTAAACACTCAATACACATGTACCAGAAATAataagtacatatacatagcacacagcagtgaaaagtaTCATAACCAACATATAtctcatgaacttaaaagcatgaacataaatgtgtcgtataaaatcgtaacttgtcaaagcatgtctcatcatgtcatcatatacgtatacattttctttttatttaattcatttcattagttgtgactttcgtatcagctctatcgtatcagctctattcgatggatccatataTAAAACCATGATACCCGGCGGCAGGGACATCATCGACATCATTactcgtccactgagccttggcctcagctcataatatctcatgtcatcgtaaaCAGTATTCATCGTCAGTCATACCaactcacatccttcaaaaacatcatcattaaaataacttaattaaaacatgcatatacgtaaattttccttTAAGACCAAACATGCAccgtattttcataattacgtaaaaatcataaacatgattcatatacaattaaaacataataaaatgtgTGCAAAaggaccattttgcccctggaaacccaaaataaCGATTTTACTtttggacctctaaaatttgactcgaagcttaccaaattccttaaaacatcccaaaacatattaaaagtatttcttagacgtaaactcgagcccagtttcaaaatttaatcgattcgttttaaaacttggaccggagtttcggttttaacctgaatccGCCCGaatttaaccaaattttttccACACTTTTACCATACCTTAAACACCTCTAGAACACCTTTGAAACCTCTAGACCGACCCATTAAATCCTTCGCACCTTAATCCacaagctgctggaatttttttCAACACCAAATGTTACCAAACCCTAGTCCCTTGACCCTCAACTATCGATCCTAGCACATGACAGAGGGGACTAGCACCTAATCGGCTAAGTTGGGACCCTACTCAAACCCAAGAGACTCTACTGGACCAACCTGACTCAAATGACCAACCCCATGCACGCCTCAATACACAACAACCCGAGGACACCCAAGGAACTTCCTCCCTAAGAGCTCTAAAGATAAGCCCCGTAGCGTGCAGCCCACTCTAGACCATGGCTCAGAACCAACAATGTCTGGACCACGACTTGGAACAGTTCATCACGCCACCGGCTTCACCCAAATCTCATGATCTACTCAAAACTGTCACAAAACCTCAACAACACCAATCACTCCTCTTGCTATCTCGACTAAACCATACCTCTAGCACAAAGACGCGACCTTAACACCATACACAGCCCTTAGGGACGCACAAGCACGGCATCCTTTacacaaaaatcataaaaataacgtGAGTTAAATGCGAGTCATGAAGGATTCAAAGCAACCAAATGAAATAGTGTAATAGCATGCAAAAACTGAGCAACCAACGGTCAAGACAAGCATAACAACATATTTTTATGGTGTCAATGATGAGCAAGGAAGGCACATAGCATTCCTTGATGAATTATACGCAAGAAGATCGTAAGAACGGGCGTTGGAAAATtgccaagtgaatttttcttgcAAGACAAGAGCTTGGCCGAAGCTTGCTTCTATGGAAGTACTGAAACCAAGAGAATATTGCTGAGTGGAGGTGGTGTTGGCTGGTGGgggtttaggtttaggtttagggaGTGTTTAGGTATTATTAAATAGATAAAAATTATGCTAATGGGCCCTAACTTTGTTTTAAAAGGGATTAAAAGAGTTTTTAGTCCAATAAGCTAAAAAATAGGCCCATGAAGTTCAAAAACACTtccgtaaaatatttcgtttcggtaagtttttgaaatatcacccaaaccctcaaaaagtcctccgattcgataaaatttacataccggttaaaaatatgctctgacgggtaaaaatactcaataaagcccatttcttgaaaaatacatttaaaacatcttatatttattaataaaaattaatcatgtaataaaaaaataattttccctgATAATTccctggtctccgttcctcgttcgagtgcTATGCAtatagaaaccctaatgcatgaacttttaaaatttcatgaaataaattattgCGAACATTACTACTTTGAACACTGTCGGATGACACACACCAATGCAAAACGACTAAAACTAAATGCCAACATATATAACCAACAAAACACCAAAAATGAACACACGAAACAACATCCATCCACTCCCCAATACTAAATTCGAGCAATGTCCCCAATGCAACAGACGATAGAAAAAGAGAAAGATAGTGCATAACAAAATAGATGCAATATGACCTAAACATGCATTAGAAACAGAAATAAACAAAAGGACCGAAACaaaatgcaagaaataaaaaaGGGATAGAAGTGACTCCCTTCTCAATGATCATCCTCCTCGTGCGCCTCCGGGGGAATGACGCCAGCATCCGGCTCTGGTGCATCGGCATAGTGGAATTGAAATGGTGGCGGGAAAGCTGGCATAGGTGGTGGCATAAGGGCTGGGTCAACATCATTGTGGCTCAGGGACATACGCAGCATGGAATCAGTAGCAGTCTGATATGTCTAACTCACAGCCTGCCACTGTAACTGTTGGTCCGCGAATGCAGCAAATTCGTCCATCCGGTCTTGAAGAAGGCGACGTCGAGGTCGCGAGGCCGGTGGTTGGGGCGGCTGTGGTAGTGGATCGAACATCAAGCCGTCCTAGATAGGGCCAAACTGGGGGAAGGTCTTCCGCCGTACTGCCATTTTCTGTAGCCAGCTAGCGTCATTAAGGGCCTTGATCGGTGGTAACCATTCATCATCATCTTTAAAAACGACCCCAGCACCCGCACACAGCCCGGTGATAATGTGGGGAAAGAATAGTGCCacatttggattatgaatgctCAGCTGGATTTGTGAATGAATAATCCTGCCCACATTGATTGGCATCTGGGTCATCAGTGCATACAGCAGCACTCCCCTCTCCCTCTGTACTTCACTCATGTGCCCGACTGGCATCAAACATGTGGCTAGAAATGCATACCACATTTCAGCCGGGACGAGCAAATATTTCTCGGCAAAACAAGTGTACGATCCAGGTGTCTTCCACGGAGACCCCAGATAGCAGATTCTTTGCATCATGGAGTCTAAGTTGGGTACTGCTGCCCATGCCACATATACCGAGTCATCCACCGCCGGTGTCTCAAGCACCGTATTAATCTCTACCGGACTAAAATCTACCAGCCTTCCTCTCACAAATCCTTTACTATCACTCTTCTCAGCCgcattagcataaaattcccttACTACCGGTGCCACCGCGGCTTACGGTTGGCTACAAAAATTTCCCCATCTTCTAATCTCAATttgatttataataaaaatttggaCAACAAGTTGGAACCCTCGCACTCGAATCGGAGCTTGATGTATTTTTGCATGTTCGTAGCGTACCTTAGCGGCATCATTCACAAATAACTGAGAATTACGCGATGAAGACGAAGAAGCATCGTTACTTACCCGAGCTTTCTTGGGTGCCATTGTGGATTATTTGGGAAGCACAAGCAGCCCGGAGTAGGAGGCTTGTTGCCGGAACTTAGTGATGGCCGGAAAACAAAGTGGTGACCGAAAAATCGACTTCTTGATGCTTGGTGAAGGTGGTGATGCAAGATTATCCCTGAAATTTGCACAAAACAAGTGATTTGAGTGAGATTGAGAGAGGGGGAGGAGAAAATCGAAGGGAAAAGGGTAGGGTTTGAATGGGGgaagagaaaagaaagttgTAGATTTTTAAATCTCCGCGACCCGCCTgagcggacataagtttccgcccgggcggatatgTTGCggcttttaaaatttttttgaaaaagggGCGCGCCTAGGTGGATGTGAGTTTCCGCCCGGACAGATGACTAGCTGctattgaaatttttttgaaaaagggtcgcgcccgggcggacataagtttccccCCAGGCGGACCTCGTTCGCTGCCCcacgaatttgtttattttttatttttaagtaaaacaataattaaataaactaaaaatcaaattaaatgCAAGATAAGGGAAATagaggtagttctcaatttatagtcgagagcttgaCTGTCGGTCAGTTTCAGTTCGGATTGTCTTGGAATCGGGTGATTTAAAGTTGTGGCTCAACTgtgccacccatgtagtgcttcagtcgCTGGAAATTGATCGTAAATGTCCAATCCTTTCCATCTTGCAATTCTACAGCTCCCGATGGGTAAACTTTAGAAATCACAAATGGACCAGACCATCGCGACTTCAATTTTTCGGGAAACAGTTGCAACCGGGAGTTGTAGAGTAGGACAGTTTCACCTTCTTTGAATTCCCTTTCGATGATTCGCCTGTCATGAGTCCTCTTTGTCTTTTCCTTGTATGACAGTGCGAGATCATATGCCAGATTTCGGAATTCCTCCAACTGATCCAATTGAAGTAGACGTCGTTCAACCgcatcagtaaagttaaagtttagtgcttttgttgcccaatatgtagaatgctctaactctacaggtagatgacatgctttaccaaacaataacatatatggtgtagtgcctatatGTGTTTTGAAAGCagtcctatatgcccaaagagcatcatctaacctcACTGACCATTCTTTCCAACTGACTCCTActaatttttcgaaaattcgatTGATCTCTCGGTTCGACACTTCCATTTGACCACTCATCTGGGGTGATAGGGGGTAGAGATCTTATGTGTGACACCGTATTTgctcaaaagtttttcaaagagtttgttgcaaaaataggtgccaccatcactaatgattgctcgtggtgtcccaaacctgttaaaaataattttcttcaaaaattttagGACCACCTGAGCATTATTAGTGGCATATGCttctgcctctacccacttagacacatagtcAACCGCCACCAAAATATACTTTTTCGTGAACGAACTGGGAAACGGCCCTATGAAGTTTATCCCCCACACATAaaaaacctcacactcaagaatattatttaatggcatttcatgacggttagagATGTTACCTGTCCGCTGGCATTTATCACAGGTAAACACATAAGAATGAGCATCCTTAAAGAGGGttggtgtaaggcccgagaatttgattaccgtaatcgaaaatgatttgggtatatttaccgtaatctgagattaatctgggatgatttcttgattaatcgAGATGATTAAagacggaacagatcagaccAGGGACAGACAAGAAAAGACACGAATTAGGTGCGAGGGAGGTgccactcgcgcacatgcgcgacgtaatGCGCGAGTTGGGCAGAAGATCCCGCGCATCTGCGCGGAGtgattgcgcgcatatgcgcgagctctAGTATGctttgtccagagaacctcgcgcatatgcgccgaggtgaggcgcgcatatgcgcgagagatgccgagacacacgcgccgagaaatggtgtctcgcgcatatgcgcgatgtcagtgcgcgcatatgcgcgagtagtcctgtagccaaagttttgagacagaacctttggcgcatatgcgcggagttgaggcgcgcatatgcgccagcagttgtgaagcagtgcatcgagaccagtaggtctcgcgcatatgcgccggttggggtcgcgcatatgcgcgagtcatgcagaacaagaatatgccacgtttctatcatgcacgagttatgtatatatatatatatatatacatacaaacgtaAATCTTGAAAGAAAATCGAGAATTGAGGGGAAGTTTCACTTCttgattttagaattcgatttacgagaaatccgttcgtctgattttaaatccgacttcagtactgagttcctaacgacgtaggctacaactggacagtaagttttactacgttttgatatgtcttgaaattatgatattgccagaattgaatggaattcatatatgatgttcttgacatgttagacatcatagaatcgaagtcagattaaagaatagactgtttatgaaattgttatgaatttcagagttgatttagttgagatactatatcagaattgtgttattattcagattatgagttgtactgatactggttatgaattctggtattatatttgtgatgttgagatagacggggttatcgtgactgtattgttatgccgtggaaacatcagtagattgatattgatcagattcagtattgattgagattgatcagattcagtaatgatctcgattgtatcgtgatatcattgatatgaattagattgtatcttgttcagatatggaccagattatataccgatttgagtatttatcataacaggtcttgaattgagttatatactgatatggtatttatatgactgtcattatcagatttgaatatggacagattgatatacaagacttcgtcttcatcagatcgtgaagagaaaggtataaataaatgttgattcgggattgcacaactcgagttaggttcgacttgagtttccaaaaatcatatactttactttattgcattgatatttgcagattatcagattgatatgtttagtatattgaattatagcagagccagagtttgagtctagggtaGATAAGCCTAGCTAGAGCAGAACCgctgagtctttgtcagaaccgcgtagactctagactttcgatgtatcgatgagcttagatgtagatcgacgtctattgtagacattcgatacagcataccaaagtctaaattaaaccgggatccctagattagaatgagagatgagtcgagttttagatattgagactagaatttgattatagatccgtattgatttatgtttcgtagattacgattcatgttttatttacagactggtatggatacatgttgtttgattatgctacatgtgataagatataattcatgcttttatgttaattcagttaactgcatgtatacattatttatactgggatttgttctcaccggagtatccggctgttgtcttgtctgtatgtgtgcatgacaacaggtgggacaagatcggggtcaagaagatgatgagagatcgagattagagtggtgattccggacttggatgtagacttggtttaatacttgaaatttagtagttaaaccttagactagtttgaactagaagcatgttgtacaagatttgtattattatactggtttgtataatagattgattccattaccttccgcattttaaaaaattttagaccctgtttatcttaattgataattaaatcccaa
The Primulina tabacum isolate GXHZ01 chromosome 9, ASM2559414v2, whole genome shotgun sequence DNA segment above includes these coding regions:
- the LOC142554985 gene encoding uncharacterized protein LOC142554985 isoform X1 — translated: MVMEVVHEDMGDGTMQCMNHPYKNSTPGGICAFCLQEKLGNLISSSFSVAVFPSSSSSPSPFRSDIGGSRSMTAATAPNLGGRSTLQLRPIASYSSADSKSGNNDFSCHGSYTRRSRIPFVLTNRKKKKDGVIGNADSASIVFKRSKSTATPRRGMHVLNCPEDHSPHRSGFWSFLYLSKTSTNSNKDSIFTPATPSTVGSSSAIRTMDKKKEDFVVIDENESPSYDRKVSRSRSVGCGSRRFSGDFFERISTGFGDCTLRRVESHREGKPKLPPLHINGGTNTKNGQDCIKERVICGGIFSGFMITSSSSYFVSSSTEEENNVNGKTAYATHSSMEHNSHGRSKSWVWAFASPMRAFVKPSVGKRGDASTMNTTPNLDAIPSLLSKTGLRMETKEGQ
- the LOC142554985 gene encoding uncharacterized protein LOC142554985 isoform X2, which produces MVMEVVHEDMGDGTMQCMNHPYKNSTPGGICAFCLQEKLGNLISSSFSVAVFPSSSSSPSPFRSDIGGSRSMTAATAPNLGGRSTLQLRPIASYSSADSKSGNNDFSCHGSYTRRSRIPFVLTNRKKKKDGVIGNADSASIVFKRSKSTATPRRGMHVLNCPEDHSPHRSGFWSFLYLSKTSTNSNKDSIFTPATPSTVGSSSAIRTMDKKKEDFVVIDENESPSYDRKVSRSRSVGCGSRRFSGDFFERISTGFGDCTLRRVESHREGKPKLPPLHINGGTNTKNGQDCIKERVICGGIFSGFMITSSSSYFVSSSTEEENNVNGKTAYATHSSMEHNSHGRSKSWVWAFASPMRAFVKPSVGKRGDASTMNTTPNLDAIPSLLSEPFYKFMCCQLQ
- the LOC142554985 gene encoding uncharacterized protein LOC142554985 isoform X3, with amino-acid sequence MVMEVVHEDMGDGTMQCMNHPYKNSTPGGICAFCLQEKLGNLISSSFSVAVFPSSSSSPSPFRSDIGGSRSMTAATAPNLGGRSTLQLRPIASYSSADSKSGNNDFSCHGSYTRRSRIPFVLTNRKKKKDGVIGNADSASIVFKRSKSTATPRRGMHVLNCPEDHSPHRSGFWSFLYLSKTSTNSNKDSIFTPATPSTVGSSSAIRTMDKKKEDFVVIDENESPSYDRKVSRSRSVGCGSRRFSGDFFERISTGFGDCTLRRVESHREGKPKLPPLHINGGTNTKNGQDCIKERVICGGIFSGFMITSSSSYFVSSSTEEENNVNGKTAYATHSSMEHNSHGRSKSWVWAFASPMRAFVKPSVGKRGDASTMNTTPNLDAIPSLLSWFIAENRVEDGD